A single region of the Lotus japonicus ecotype B-129 chromosome 4, LjGifu_v1.2 genome encodes:
- the LOC130714898 gene encoding folate transporter 1, chloroplastic isoform X1: MSTTESPKRDKWQWETATAGAAAGFATVAVMHPLDVVRTRFQVNDGRVSHLPRYNNTAHAIFSIARSEGLRGLYAGFLPGVLGSTISWGLYFFFYDKAKQRYARNREEKLTPGLHLASAAEAGAIVSLCTNPVWLVKTRLQLQTPLHQTRPYSGLYDAFRTIMREEGFSALYRGLVPGLFLQVSHGAIQFTAYEELRNIFVDLKSRGSTVHRENPDQLLNSVDYAVLGASSKIAAILLSYPFQVIRSRLQQRPGGDGVPRYIDSWHVVKETARFEGVRGFYKGITPNLLKNAPASSITFIVYENVLKLLKLARKE; the protein is encoded by the exons ATGTCGACGACAGAATCGCCTAAGCGCGACAAGTGGCAATGGGAGACCGCCACCGCCGGCGCCGCCGCTGGATTCGCCACCGTCGCCGTCATGCATCCCCTCGATGTTGTCCGAACTAGATTCCAAGTTAACGATGGTCGAGTCTCTCATCTCCCCAGATACAACAACACCGCTCACGCCATTTTCTCCATTGCTCGCTCCGAG GGATTGAGAGGATTATATGCTGGCTTTCTTCCTGGGGTTCTTGGGTCAACCATTTCATGGGGTTTATATTTCTTTTT CTATGACAAAGCTAAACAAAGATATGCTAGGAATAGAGAGGAAAAGTTGACCCCGGGTCTTCATCTTGCCTCGGCTGCCGAAGCAGGAGCTATT GTTTCCTTGTGCACAAATCCTGTTTGGCTAGTGAAGACAAGATTGCAGCTTCAGACTCCTCTTCATCAGACACGACCATACTCTGGGCTTTATG ATGCATTTAGGACCATAATGAGGGAAGAAGGATTTAGTGCACTTTACCGAGGGCTTGTTCCTGGTCTATTTCTG CAGGTCTCTCATGGTGCTATTCAGTTCACAGCATACGAGGAGCTTCGTAATATTTTTGTTGATTTGAAGAGTAGGGGAAGTACAGTACACCGTGAAAACCCTGATCAACTGTTG AATTCTGTTGATTATGCTGTTCTTGGAGCATCATCGAAGATTGCTGCGATACTTCTAAGCTATCCATTTCAG gTTATACGGTCTCGATTGCAG CAAAGACCTGGTGGTGATGGGGTTCCAAGATATATCGACAGTTGGCATGTTGTGAAAGAAACTGCACG ATTTGAAGGTGTTCGTGGTTTTTACAAGGGAATTACCCCGAACCTCTTAAAAAATGCTCCTGCTTCTTCGATAACATTTATTGTTTATGAAAATGTTCTAAAATTACTGAAATTAGCTAGAAAGGAATGa
- the LOC130714898 gene encoding folate transporter 1, chloroplastic isoform X2, whose translation MSTTESPKRDKWQWETATAGAAAGFATVAVMHPLDVVRTRFQVNDGRVSHLPRYNNTAHAIFSIARSEGLRGLYAGFLPGVLGSTISWGLYFFFYDKAKQRYARNREEKLTPGLHLASAAEAGAIVSLCTNPVWLVKTRLQLQTPLHQTRPYSGLYDAFKTIMKEEGFSAFYRGIVPSLFLQVSHGAIQFTAYEELRNIFVDLKSRGSTVHRENPDQLLNSVDYAVLGASSKIAAILLSYPFQVIRSRLQQRPGGDGVPRYIDSWHVVKETARFEGVRGFYKGITPNLLKNAPASSITFIVYENVLKLLKLARKE comes from the exons ATGTCGACGACAGAATCGCCTAAGCGCGACAAGTGGCAATGGGAGACCGCCACCGCCGGCGCCGCCGCTGGATTCGCCACCGTCGCCGTCATGCATCCCCTCGATGTTGTCCGAACTAGATTCCAAGTTAACGATGGTCGAGTCTCTCATCTCCCCAGATACAACAACACCGCTCACGCCATTTTCTCCATTGCTCGCTCCGAG GGATTGAGAGGATTATATGCTGGCTTTCTTCCTGGGGTTCTTGGGTCAACCATTTCATGGGGTTTATATTTCTTTTT CTATGACAAAGCTAAACAAAGATATGCTAGGAATAGAGAGGAAAAGTTGACCCCGGGTCTTCATCTTGCCTCGGCTGCCGAAGCAGGAGCTATT GTTTCCTTGTGCACAAATCCTGTTTGGCTAGTGAAGACAAGATTGCAGCTTCAGACTCCTCTTCATCAGACACGACCATACTCTGGGCTTTATG ATGCATTCAAGACCATAATGAAGGAAGAAGGATTTAGTGCTTTTTACAGAGGAATTGTTCCCAGTCTATTCCTG CAGGTCTCTCATGGTGCTATTCAGTTCACAGCATACGAGGAGCTTCGTAATATTTTTGTTGATTTGAAGAGTAGGGGAAGTACAGTACACCGTGAAAACCCTGATCAACTGTTG AATTCTGTTGATTATGCTGTTCTTGGAGCATCATCGAAGATTGCTGCGATACTTCTAAGCTATCCATTTCAG gTTATACGGTCTCGATTGCAG CAAAGACCTGGTGGTGATGGGGTTCCAAGATATATCGACAGTTGGCATGTTGTGAAAGAAACTGCACG ATTTGAAGGTGTTCGTGGTTTTTACAAGGGAATTACCCCGAACCTCTTAAAAAATGCTCCTGCTTCTTCGATAACATTTATTGTTTATGAAAATGTTCTAAAATTACTGAAATTAGCTAGAAAGGAATGa
- the LOC130714898 gene encoding folate transporter 1, chloroplastic isoform X3, whose translation MSTTESPKRDKWQWETATAGAAAGFATVAVMHPLDVVRTRFQVNDGRVSHLPRYNNTAHAIFSIARSEGLRGLYAGFLPGVLGSTISWGLYFFFYDKAKQRYARNREEKLTPGLHLASAAEAGAIVSLCTNPVWLVKTRLQLQTPLHQTRPYSGLYDAFRTIMREEGFSALYRGLVPGLFLVSHGAIQFTAYEELRNIFVDLKSRGSTVHRENPDQLLNSVDYAVLGASSKIAAILLSYPFQVIRSRLQQRPGGDGVPRYIDSWHVVKETARFEGVRGFYKGITPNLLKNAPASSITFIVYENVLKLLKLARKE comes from the exons ATGTCGACGACAGAATCGCCTAAGCGCGACAAGTGGCAATGGGAGACCGCCACCGCCGGCGCCGCCGCTGGATTCGCCACCGTCGCCGTCATGCATCCCCTCGATGTTGTCCGAACTAGATTCCAAGTTAACGATGGTCGAGTCTCTCATCTCCCCAGATACAACAACACCGCTCACGCCATTTTCTCCATTGCTCGCTCCGAG GGATTGAGAGGATTATATGCTGGCTTTCTTCCTGGGGTTCTTGGGTCAACCATTTCATGGGGTTTATATTTCTTTTT CTATGACAAAGCTAAACAAAGATATGCTAGGAATAGAGAGGAAAAGTTGACCCCGGGTCTTCATCTTGCCTCGGCTGCCGAAGCAGGAGCTATT GTTTCCTTGTGCACAAATCCTGTTTGGCTAGTGAAGACAAGATTGCAGCTTCAGACTCCTCTTCATCAGACACGACCATACTCTGGGCTTTATG ATGCATTTAGGACCATAATGAGGGAAGAAGGATTTAGTGCACTTTACCGAGGGCTTGTTCCTGGTCTATTTCTG GTCTCTCATGGTGCTATTCAGTTCACAGCATACGAGGAGCTTCGTAATATTTTTGTTGATTTGAAGAGTAGGGGAAGTACAGTACACCGTGAAAACCCTGATCAACTGTTG AATTCTGTTGATTATGCTGTTCTTGGAGCATCATCGAAGATTGCTGCGATACTTCTAAGCTATCCATTTCAG gTTATACGGTCTCGATTGCAG CAAAGACCTGGTGGTGATGGGGTTCCAAGATATATCGACAGTTGGCATGTTGTGAAAGAAACTGCACG ATTTGAAGGTGTTCGTGGTTTTTACAAGGGAATTACCCCGAACCTCTTAAAAAATGCTCCTGCTTCTTCGATAACATTTATTGTTTATGAAAATGTTCTAAAATTACTGAAATTAGCTAGAAAGGAATGa
- the LOC130709983 gene encoding probable LRR receptor-like serine/threonine-protein kinase At1g63430 isoform X2 — translation MVMKMTSTLINRYASEENITGFCNSSQLKVADFSYNFLVGSIPKCLENLQSLSYQGNCLQSKDIKQRPSMQCAGASPAKSQPVVNPNHQPTEHMPKHHGSSKPSWLLAIEIVMGTMVGSLFLVAVLAAFQRCNKKSAIVIPWKKSASQKDHMTVYIDPEMLKDVRRYSRQDLEVACEDFSNIIGSSPDSVVYKGTMKGGPEIGVISLCIREEQWTGWQNWLG, via the exons ATGGTGATGAAGATGACATCAACTTTGATAAACAG GTATGCATCAGAGGAGAATATAACTGGCTTCTGTAATTCGTCTCAATTAAAAGTAGCAGACTTTTCATATAATTTCTTAGTTGGTAGCATACCAAAATGCTTGGAGAATCTTCAAAG TTTAAGCTATCAAGGGAACTGCCTGCAGAGCAAGGACATCAAGCAGCGGCCTTCGATGCAATGCG CTGGTGCTTCACCTGCCAAGAGTCAGCCAGTGGTGAACCCAAACCACCAACCTACTGAACATATGCCCAAGCATCATGGATCATCAAAACCTTCTTGgcttttagctatagaaatAGTAATGGGAACTATGGTCGGTTCTCTCTTTCTGGTTGCTGTTCTCGCTGCTTTCCAGAGGTGTAACAAAAAATCAGCTATCGTTATTCCTTGGAAAAAATCTGCAAGCCAGAAAGATCATATGACAGTTTATATAG ACCCTGAGATGTTAAAGGATGTGAGAAGGTATAGCAGACAAGATCTTGAAGTGGCATGTGAAGACTTCAGCAACATAATAGGGTCCTCACCAGACAGTGTGGTCTACAAGGGGACCATGAAAGGTGGGCCTGAGATTGGTGTAATTTCCCTCTGCATTAGGGAGGAGCAATGGACAGG GTGGCAGAATTGGCTAGGCTAA
- the LOC130709983 gene encoding probable LRR receptor-like serine/threonine-protein kinase At1g63430 isoform X1 translates to MVMKMTSTLINRYASEENITGFCNSSQLKVADFSYNFLVGSIPKCLENLQSLSYQGNCLQSKDIKQRPSMQCAGASPAKSQPVVNPNHQPTEHMPKHHGSSKPSWLLAIEIVMGTMVGSLFLVAVLAAFQRCNKKSAIVIPWKKSASQKDHMTVYIDPEMLKDVRRYSRQDLEVACEDFSNIIGSSPDSVVYKGTMKGGPEIGVISLCIREEQWTGYVELYFQREVAELARLNHENTGKLLGYCRESTPFTRMLVFDYALNGTQNVAKSMAKYPKPITD, encoded by the exons ATGGTGATGAAGATGACATCAACTTTGATAAACAG GTATGCATCAGAGGAGAATATAACTGGCTTCTGTAATTCGTCTCAATTAAAAGTAGCAGACTTTTCATATAATTTCTTAGTTGGTAGCATACCAAAATGCTTGGAGAATCTTCAAAG TTTAAGCTATCAAGGGAACTGCCTGCAGAGCAAGGACATCAAGCAGCGGCCTTCGATGCAATGCG CTGGTGCTTCACCTGCCAAGAGTCAGCCAGTGGTGAACCCAAACCACCAACCTACTGAACATATGCCCAAGCATCATGGATCATCAAAACCTTCTTGgcttttagctatagaaatAGTAATGGGAACTATGGTCGGTTCTCTCTTTCTGGTTGCTGTTCTCGCTGCTTTCCAGAGGTGTAACAAAAAATCAGCTATCGTTATTCCTTGGAAAAAATCTGCAAGCCAGAAAGATCATATGACAGTTTATATAG ACCCTGAGATGTTAAAGGATGTGAGAAGGTATAGCAGACAAGATCTTGAAGTGGCATGTGAAGACTTCAGCAACATAATAGGGTCCTCACCAGACAGTGTGGTCTACAAGGGGACCATGAAAGGTGGGCCTGAGATTGGTGTAATTTCCCTCTGCATTAGGGAGGAGCAATGGACAGGGTACGTTGAACTCTATTTTCAGAGAGAG GTGGCAGAATTGGCTAGGCTAAATCATGAGAATACTGGAAAATTACTGGGGTATTGTAGAGAGAGCACTCCGTTTACAAGGATGTTGGTTTTTGATTATGCTTTAAATGGGACCCAAAATGTAGCAAAGTCAATGGCGAAGTACCCAAAACCCATCACCGATTAG
- the LOC130715647 gene encoding non-specific lipid transfer protein GPI-anchored 15-like — MMTIRDLAFAMLVLASTILVLEKVPGISAQLVCKGNLTAIVTQCANFVKKEGTKIPPSSACCETLKDVDIPCLCKHITPPIASQISMEKAVYVAKTCGVEVPSGTKCGSYIVPPSPPPSPPVA, encoded by the exons ATGATGACAATTAGAGATCTAGCCTTTGCAATGTTGGTGCTTGCTTCAACCATCCTAGTTTTAGAAAAGGTTCCAGGCATCTCAGCTCAGCTTGTATGCAAAGGCAACTTAACTGCCATAGTGACTCAATGTgcaaattttgttaaaaaagaaGGGACGAAAATTCCACCATCAAGCGCTTGTTGTGAGACTTTAAAAGATGTTGATATCCCTTGCCTCTGCAAACATATTACCCCGCCGATTGCGAGTCAGATTAGCATGGAGAAAGCTGTCTATGTTGCCAAGACTTGTGGAGTCGAAGTTCCTTCTGGAACCAAGTGTGGAA GTTATATCGTCCCTCCATCACCTCCACCTTCACCTCCAGTGGCATAA
- the LOC130714898 gene encoding folate transporter 1, chloroplastic isoform X5, producing MLSELDSKLTMVESLISPDTTTPLTPFSPLLAPSYDKAKQRYARNREEKLTPGLHLASAAEAGAIVSLCTNPVWLVKTRLQLQTPLHQTRPYSGLYDAFKTIMKEEGFSAFYRGIVPSLFLQVSHGAIQFTAYEELRNIFVDLKSRGSTVHRENPDQLLNSVDYAVLGASSKIAAILLSYPFQVIRSRLQQRPGGDGVPRYIDSWHVVKETARFEGVRGFYKGITPNLLKNAPASSITFIVYENVLKLLKLARKE from the exons ATGTTGTCCGAACTAGATTCCAAGTTAACGATGGTCGAGTCTCTCATCTCCCCAGATACAACAACACCGCTCACGCCATTTTCTCCATTGCTCGCTCCGAG CTATGACAAAGCTAAACAAAGATATGCTAGGAATAGAGAGGAAAAGTTGACCCCGGGTCTTCATCTTGCCTCGGCTGCCGAAGCAGGAGCTATT GTTTCCTTGTGCACAAATCCTGTTTGGCTAGTGAAGACAAGATTGCAGCTTCAGACTCCTCTTCATCAGACACGACCATACTCTGGGCTTTATG ATGCATTCAAGACCATAATGAAGGAAGAAGGATTTAGTGCTTTTTACAGAGGAATTGTTCCCAGTCTATTCCTG CAGGTCTCTCATGGTGCTATTCAGTTCACAGCATACGAGGAGCTTCGTAATATTTTTGTTGATTTGAAGAGTAGGGGAAGTACAGTACACCGTGAAAACCCTGATCAACTGTTG AATTCTGTTGATTATGCTGTTCTTGGAGCATCATCGAAGATTGCTGCGATACTTCTAAGCTATCCATTTCAG gTTATACGGTCTCGATTGCAG CAAAGACCTGGTGGTGATGGGGTTCCAAGATATATCGACAGTTGGCATGTTGTGAAAGAAACTGCACG ATTTGAAGGTGTTCGTGGTTTTTACAAGGGAATTACCCCGAACCTCTTAAAAAATGCTCCTGCTTCTTCGATAACATTTATTGTTTATGAAAATGTTCTAAAATTACTGAAATTAGCTAGAAAGGAATGa
- the LOC130714898 gene encoding folate transporter 1, chloroplastic isoform X4, which yields MSTTESPKRDKWQWETATAGAAAGFATVAVMHPLDVVRTRFQVNDGRVSHLPRYNNTAHAIFSIARSEGLRGLYAGFLPGVLGSTISWGLYFFFYDKAKQRYARNREEKLTPGLHLASAAEAGAIVSLCTNPVWLVKTRLQLQTPLHQTRPYSGLYDAFKTIMKEEGFSAFYRGIVPSLFLVSHGAIQFTAYEELRNIFVDLKSRGSTVHRENPDQLLNSVDYAVLGASSKIAAILLSYPFQVIRSRLQQRPGGDGVPRYIDSWHVVKETARFEGVRGFYKGITPNLLKNAPASSITFIVYENVLKLLKLARKE from the exons ATGTCGACGACAGAATCGCCTAAGCGCGACAAGTGGCAATGGGAGACCGCCACCGCCGGCGCCGCCGCTGGATTCGCCACCGTCGCCGTCATGCATCCCCTCGATGTTGTCCGAACTAGATTCCAAGTTAACGATGGTCGAGTCTCTCATCTCCCCAGATACAACAACACCGCTCACGCCATTTTCTCCATTGCTCGCTCCGAG GGATTGAGAGGATTATATGCTGGCTTTCTTCCTGGGGTTCTTGGGTCAACCATTTCATGGGGTTTATATTTCTTTTT CTATGACAAAGCTAAACAAAGATATGCTAGGAATAGAGAGGAAAAGTTGACCCCGGGTCTTCATCTTGCCTCGGCTGCCGAAGCAGGAGCTATT GTTTCCTTGTGCACAAATCCTGTTTGGCTAGTGAAGACAAGATTGCAGCTTCAGACTCCTCTTCATCAGACACGACCATACTCTGGGCTTTATG ATGCATTCAAGACCATAATGAAGGAAGAAGGATTTAGTGCTTTTTACAGAGGAATTGTTCCCAGTCTATTCCTG GTCTCTCATGGTGCTATTCAGTTCACAGCATACGAGGAGCTTCGTAATATTTTTGTTGATTTGAAGAGTAGGGGAAGTACAGTACACCGTGAAAACCCTGATCAACTGTTG AATTCTGTTGATTATGCTGTTCTTGGAGCATCATCGAAGATTGCTGCGATACTTCTAAGCTATCCATTTCAG gTTATACGGTCTCGATTGCAG CAAAGACCTGGTGGTGATGGGGTTCCAAGATATATCGACAGTTGGCATGTTGTGAAAGAAACTGCACG ATTTGAAGGTGTTCGTGGTTTTTACAAGGGAATTACCCCGAACCTCTTAAAAAATGCTCCTGCTTCTTCGATAACATTTATTGTTTATGAAAATGTTCTAAAATTACTGAAATTAGCTAGAAAGGAATGa